A genomic stretch from Ictalurus punctatus breed USDA103 chromosome 2, Coco_2.0, whole genome shotgun sequence includes:
- the s1pr5a gene encoding sphingosine 1-phosphate receptor 5a encodes MEASHFVAVAPTTITKTSDTTYLSRMFKKYQSNQVIVDHYNFTGKLTGNRYTEGMKPVNIVFLIICLLIVLENAVVLVAIWKNKKFHMPMYYLLGNLTFSDLLAGFTYMVNIITSGANTLTMTPVQWFIREGGVFITLAASIISLLAIAIERHVTMVRMKPYQGAKRGRMFALIGVSWVLSIILGLLPIMGWNCMGILNQCSTVLPLYSRSFILFCITVFSAVLLAIVVLYVRIFRVVKSNTQRLAGAPQRKGFAKKSQKYMALLKTVTIVLGVFIACWLPLFFLFLLDFFFQAQSCPVLLKAEYFLGLAMINSLLNPIIYTLTSKDMCKAILRLLCSYCLITKDGQVRKIGITFLECSTSKTEMPSHRLEGLETVSTGNFTPSTIKAIFPKISKSVVLGQ; translated from the coding sequence ATGGAAGCATCGCATTTTGTTGCTGTAGCTCCAACAACGATCACGAAGACCTCTGATACAACATACCTGAGCAGAATGTTCAAGAAGTACCAAAGTAACCAGGTCATCGTAGACCACTACAACTTCACCGGAAAGCTGACTGGGAACAGGTACACAGAAGGCATGAAACCTGTAAACATTGTGTTCCTTATTATCTGTCTGCTAATTGTGTTGGAGAATGCAGTGGTTCTTGTAGCTATTTGGAAGAACAAAAAGTTCCACATGCCCATGTACTACCTTCTGGGCAACCTGACTTTTTCAGACTTGTTGGCAGGATTTACCTACATGGTGAATATCATAACATCAGGGGCCAACACGCTCACAATGACACCTGTCCAATGGTTCATTAGAGAAGGTGGTGTTTTCATCACATTAGCTGCGTCCATCATTAGCCTCTTGGCCATTGCTATTGAGCGGCATGTGACTATGGTGCGGATGAAGCCATACCAAGGGGCCAAGCGTGGGCGCATGTTTGCTCTGATTGGCGTAAGTTGGGTGCTCTCGATCATTCTGGGTCTGCTACCCATTATGGGCTGGAACTGCATGGGTATCCTGAACCAGTGCTCGACCGTCCTGCCTCTGTACTCCAGGAGCTTCATTCTCTTCTGCATTACAGTCTTTTCTGCTGTATTACTGGCTATTGTGGTCCTCTACGTCCGTATCTTCCGTGTTGTAAAGTCCAACACACAGCGGCTGGCTGGTGCTCCACAGCGTAAAGGTTTTGCAAAGAAGTCCCAGAAGTACATGGCACTGTTGAAGACAGTCACCATAGTGCTGGGTGTTTTTATCGCCTGCTGGCTCCcactcttttttctctttttattggattttttttttcaagcccAAAGCTGCCCGGTACTCTTAAAGGCAGAGTACTTTCTTGGACTTGCGATGATTAACTCATTGCTTAATCCAATAATCTACACATTAACCAGTAAAGACATGTGTAAGGCCATACTGAGACTGCTCTGCAGCTACTGCTTGATCACAAAAGATGGACAGGTGAGGAAGATTGGAATAACGTTCCTGGAGTGCAGCACAAGTAAAACAGAGATGCCATCACACAGGCTAGAGGGCCTGGAGACGGTCTCCACTGGGAATTTTACACCATCTACTATCAAAGCTATTTTTCCCAAAATATCAAAGAGTGTAGTTTTGGGACAATAA